From Pseudarthrobacter equi, a single genomic window includes:
- a CDS encoding carbohydrate ABC transporter permease: MTSLSPVSPDPTAPAVTAPDPGLRRDRPLSRRNLIQTIVGGYLPLIIATLVVFLPLLWMVLSSFKQSGEIVTTDLKILPESLNLENYRTAMTTVPFGQFFLNSTIVTLAGATIKVLLAILTAYALVFVRFPFRNFIFLLILVALMVPPQVSILPNFILIAGIGGKNTLWGIILPGLGTAFGTFLLRQHFRTLPASILESAEMDGAGHWRRLWQIVVPVSVPSIATVALVTIVTEWNDYIWPLIITDRPETMTLPVGLTLLQNNESNAAGWGVLMAGAVLVIVPILIVFAALQRYIVAGLTQGSVTG; the protein is encoded by the coding sequence ATGACGTCCTTATCGCCGGTGAGCCCGGACCCCACCGCCCCTGCCGTCACCGCGCCGGACCCGGGCCTTCGCCGCGACCGGCCGCTTTCCCGCCGCAACCTGATCCAGACAATAGTGGGCGGCTACCTGCCACTGATCATCGCCACCTTGGTGGTGTTCCTCCCCCTGCTGTGGATGGTGCTCAGCTCCTTCAAACAGTCTGGCGAGATTGTCACCACCGACCTGAAGATCCTCCCGGAGAGCCTGAACCTCGAGAACTACCGGACCGCCATGACCACGGTCCCGTTCGGGCAGTTCTTCCTGAACAGCACCATCGTCACCCTGGCCGGGGCCACCATCAAGGTGCTGCTGGCCATCCTGACGGCATACGCCCTGGTCTTTGTCCGCTTCCCGTTCCGGAACTTCATCTTCCTGCTGATCCTGGTGGCCCTCATGGTGCCGCCGCAGGTTTCCATCCTGCCCAACTTCATCCTCATCGCAGGGATCGGCGGCAAGAACACCCTGTGGGGGATCATCCTCCCCGGCCTGGGCACCGCGTTCGGGACCTTCCTGCTGCGCCAGCACTTCCGGACCCTGCCGGCCTCAATCCTGGAATCGGCCGAGATGGACGGTGCCGGGCACTGGCGCCGGCTCTGGCAGATCGTGGTCCCTGTGTCAGTTCCCTCAATCGCCACGGTAGCCCTGGTGACCATCGTGACCGAATGGAACGACTACATCTGGCCACTCATCATCACGGACCGGCCGGAAACCATGACCCTGCCGGTGGGCCTGACCTTGCTGCAGAACAACGAAAGCAACGCCGCCGGGTGGGGCGTCCTGATGGCCGGCGCGGTCCTCGTCATTGTCCCCATCCTGATCGTCTTCGCTGCGCTGCAGCGCTACATCGTGGCGGGCCTCACCCAGGGCAGCGTGACCGGCTAA
- a CDS encoding ABC transporter substrate-binding protein, translated as MTLHLDRRHFLGLAGVTASAAALAACGGPSTTGGGQSTSQAADIDFSGVKPAAKIDFWSSHPGQSQEVEKSLIQKFQAKNPGITVNLVTAGANYEEIAQKFQTAQAAKSGLPGVVVLSDVWWFRYYTNGSIIPVDSLTKQLDMKMDDFQQSLVNDYKYDGKQWALPYGRSTPLFYYNKDHFAAAGLPDRAPKTWQEFAEWAPKLKASSGAQYAYIYPALAGYAGWTLQNMLWGWGGGWSKEWDITCDSSDSVAALQWAQDSIYKDKWAGVSSKEAADDFSAGLTSTTISSTGSLLGILKSAKFNVGVGFLPGGPKAETNVCPTGGAGLGIPSGITKEEQLAAGMFLDFVTQPESTAEFSAATGYMPTRKSADMAAVLAKTPQIKTAMDQLAATKVQDNARVFLPGADQEMAKSAAKILTQQGDVKSTMADLKTTLQGIYDKDVKPKLKS; from the coding sequence ATGACACTTCATCTGGACCGGAGGCACTTCCTGGGCCTCGCAGGGGTCACCGCCTCTGCCGCTGCTTTGGCCGCATGCGGCGGACCCTCGACAACAGGCGGTGGCCAATCCACATCCCAGGCAGCCGACATCGACTTCAGCGGCGTGAAGCCGGCGGCCAAGATTGACTTCTGGTCCAGCCACCCAGGCCAGTCACAGGAGGTTGAGAAGAGCCTGATCCAGAAGTTCCAGGCCAAGAACCCAGGCATCACCGTCAACCTGGTCACTGCCGGGGCCAACTACGAGGAAATCGCGCAGAAGTTCCAGACCGCGCAGGCCGCGAAGTCCGGCCTCCCCGGCGTTGTGGTCCTTTCCGACGTGTGGTGGTTCCGGTACTACACCAACGGCAGCATCATTCCAGTGGACAGCCTCACCAAGCAGCTGGACATGAAGATGGACGACTTCCAGCAGTCGCTGGTCAACGACTACAAGTACGACGGCAAGCAGTGGGCCCTTCCCTACGGCCGCTCCACCCCGCTGTTCTACTACAACAAGGACCATTTCGCCGCGGCCGGGCTTCCGGACCGGGCGCCCAAGACCTGGCAGGAATTCGCCGAGTGGGCCCCCAAGCTGAAGGCAAGCTCCGGCGCCCAGTACGCCTACATCTACCCTGCGCTTGCCGGGTATGCGGGTTGGACGCTGCAGAACATGCTCTGGGGCTGGGGCGGTGGCTGGTCCAAGGAATGGGACATCACCTGCGACTCCAGCGATTCCGTGGCCGCACTGCAGTGGGCCCAGGACTCGATCTACAAGGACAAGTGGGCAGGCGTCTCCTCCAAGGAAGCGGCGGACGACTTCTCCGCCGGACTGACCTCGACCACCATTTCCTCCACCGGTTCGCTGCTGGGAATCCTGAAATCGGCAAAGTTCAACGTGGGCGTTGGCTTCCTGCCCGGCGGCCCAAAGGCAGAAACCAACGTTTGCCCCACGGGCGGCGCCGGCCTGGGCATTCCCAGCGGGATCACCAAGGAGGAACAGCTCGCTGCGGGCATGTTCCTGGACTTCGTCACCCAGCCGGAGAGCACTGCGGAGTTCTCCGCCGCTACCGGCTACATGCCCACCCGCAAGTCGGCTGACATGGCAGCAGTGCTGGCCAAGACTCCCCAGATCAAGACCGCCATGGACCAGCTCGCGGCGACCAAGGTCCAGGACAACGCCCGGGTGTTCCTGCCGGGCGCCGACCAGGAAATGGCTAAGTCCGCGGCGAAGATCCTCACCCAGCAGGGCGACGTCAAGTCCACCATGGCGGACCTGAAGACCACGCTGCAGGGCATCTACGACAAGGACGTGAAGCCGAAGCTGAAGTCCTAG
- a CDS encoding DUF2975 domain-containing protein — protein MGKMTVLALRVVIAMVLAGSLFVQMRMVPLLSTDLQEAGAPDAARVAFLVIVVLGIACVQVTAACVWRLLTMVRRGTVFSQGAFRYIDVIFAAISAASALVFGLAVLLAPGDVAPGVVLLVCGAALMVAGVALIVLVLRKLLAQAVARDAEATYLRTELDEVI, from the coding sequence ATGGGAAAAATGACGGTCCTTGCCCTGCGCGTGGTCATCGCGATGGTCCTGGCAGGTTCACTGTTCGTTCAGATGCGGATGGTCCCGCTGTTGTCCACCGATCTGCAGGAGGCCGGAGCCCCTGACGCCGCGCGGGTGGCCTTCCTGGTGATTGTGGTGCTGGGCATTGCCTGCGTCCAGGTCACCGCGGCGTGTGTCTGGCGGCTACTGACCATGGTGCGCCGCGGGACGGTTTTTTCGCAGGGGGCGTTCCGCTACATCGACGTGATCTTCGCTGCCATCTCCGCCGCCTCCGCACTGGTGTTCGGGCTGGCAGTCCTGCTGGCACCCGGGGACGTTGCGCCCGGCGTCGTCCTTCTGGTCTGCGGTGCGGCCCTGATGGTGGCCGGCGTGGCACTCATCGTCCTGGTGCTGCGGAAGCTGCTGGCCCAGGCAGTGGCGCGGGACGCCGAGGCCACGTACCTGCGCACCGAGCTCGACGAGGTCATTTAA
- a CDS encoding helix-turn-helix domain-containing protein, producing MPIIVDIDVVLAKRKMSVGALAERVGITPANLAVLKNGRAKAVRFTTLEALCEVLDCQPGDLLRWVPGDEPAGVDANDGTAGAHAGVPHSPN from the coding sequence ATGCCCATCATCGTGGACATCGACGTGGTCCTGGCCAAGCGGAAGATGTCAGTAGGGGCCCTGGCCGAACGTGTGGGCATCACGCCAGCCAACCTGGCCGTGCTCAAGAACGGCCGGGCAAAGGCAGTCCGGTTCACCACCTTGGAAGCACTCTGCGAAGTCCTGGACTGCCAGCCGGGCGACCTGCTGCGCTGGGTGCCCGGGGATGAACCCGCCGGCGTTGACGCCAACGATGGCACCGCCGGGGCACATGCGGGGGTGCCCCACTCCCCCAACTGA
- the map gene encoding type I methionyl aminopeptidase → MAFGQPRIEFKNNAQMRTMHEAGLVLSRALDAAVAAAAPGVTTKHLDDVFAAVLSDAGAKSNFLGYHGFPATICTSVNDEVVHGIPGGRVLQDGDIISIDGGAIVNGWHSDSARTVIVGTADPEDQRLSDVTQAAMWRGIAALATGTHVGDIGAAIDDYVSSVPGKPLGILEDYVGHGIGSEMHMAPDVLNYRTNHRGPKIKPGLCLAIEPMLVRGGIETAVLEDDWTVVTTDGKRSCQWEHSVAVHEKGIWVLSAPDGGAEHLVPLGVTPVPIP, encoded by the coding sequence ATGGCCTTCGGCCAGCCCCGCATCGAATTCAAGAACAACGCCCAGATGCGCACCATGCACGAGGCAGGCCTCGTCCTGAGCCGGGCCCTGGACGCCGCCGTGGCCGCGGCCGCCCCCGGCGTGACCACCAAGCACCTGGATGACGTCTTCGCCGCGGTCCTCAGCGACGCGGGCGCGAAGTCCAACTTCCTCGGCTACCACGGCTTTCCGGCCACCATCTGCACGTCCGTGAACGACGAAGTGGTGCACGGCATCCCCGGCGGCAGGGTCCTGCAGGACGGCGACATCATCTCCATCGACGGCGGCGCAATCGTTAACGGGTGGCACTCGGATTCGGCGCGGACCGTTATCGTTGGCACCGCAGACCCGGAGGACCAACGGCTCTCCGACGTCACGCAGGCAGCGATGTGGCGCGGGATCGCAGCGCTGGCCACCGGCACCCACGTGGGGGACATCGGCGCCGCCATCGACGACTACGTTTCGTCCGTGCCCGGGAAGCCGCTGGGCATCCTTGAGGACTACGTGGGGCACGGCATCGGCTCCGAGATGCACATGGCGCCTGACGTGCTGAACTATCGCACCAACCATCGCGGGCCCAAGATCAAGCCGGGCCTGTGCCTTGCCATCGAGCCCATGCTGGTCCGCGGCGGCATCGAGACCGCCGTGCTCGAGGATGACTGGACCGTGGTGACCACGGACGGCAAGCGCTCCTGCCAGTGGGAGCACTCGGTGGCCGTCCACGAGAAGGGCATTTGGGTACTTTCAGCGCCCGACGGCGGTGCGGAGCACCTCGTGCCGCTCGGCGTCACCCCGGTACCGATTCCGTAG
- a CDS encoding adenylate kinase, whose product MLIIGPPGSGKGTQAERISERLGVVAISTGDIFRANVKGETPLGIEAKKYMDNGDFVPDSVTNKMVRDRLSESDVESGFLLDGYPRTTAQVDYLDEILAKNEEKLDVVLQLTADDEELVHRLLGRAKETGRSDDNEAVIRHRLDLYHEQTEAVVAKYAERGILTQVDGIGPIDEVTDRVMQAIKAAQAA is encoded by the coding sequence ATGCTGATTATTGGACCTCCCGGTTCCGGAAAAGGAACGCAGGCTGAGCGGATTTCGGAGCGCCTCGGCGTTGTGGCAATCTCCACCGGCGATATCTTCCGTGCCAATGTAAAAGGCGAAACGCCGCTTGGCATCGAGGCCAAGAAGTACATGGACAACGGGGACTTCGTTCCGGACAGCGTGACCAACAAGATGGTCCGCGACCGCCTCAGTGAGTCGGACGTAGAATCCGGCTTCCTGCTGGATGGCTACCCCCGCACCACCGCCCAGGTGGACTACCTTGACGAGATCCTCGCCAAGAACGAGGAGAAGCTCGACGTCGTCCTGCAGCTCACCGCGGACGATGAGGAACTGGTGCACCGCCTCCTGGGCCGGGCCAAGGAAACGGGCCGGAGCGACGACAACGAAGCCGTCATCCGCCACCGCCTTGACCTCTACCACGAGCAGACCGAAGCCGTGGTGGCGAAGTACGCCGAGCGCGGCATCCTCACCCAGGTGGACGGCATCGGCCCCATCGACGAAGTGACCGACCGCGTCATGCAGGCCATCAAGGCCGCACAGGCGGCCTGA
- the secY gene encoding preprotein translocase subunit SecY produces MLSAFGRAFRTPDLRRKLLFTLGIITIFRLGAFIPSPGVNYQNVQQCLQNGQTAGGLYQLVNLFSGGALLQVSIFALGIMPYITASIIVQLLRVVIPRFQELYEEGASGQSKLTQYTRYLTIALGLLNATTLVSLARSGQLLPGCALPIIPDESIITTILIIITLTAGTGLIMWMGELVTEKGVGNGMSLLIFTSIAAQFPTSLGAIWTSQGPGTFFIVLLIGLLTVALVVFVEQSQRRIPVQYAKRMIGRRTVGGTSTYIPIKVNMAGVIPVIFASSMLYLPGLISQFNQPKQGEQLQPWVEWINNNLTRGDHPIYMALYFALIVFFTYFYVAITFNPEEVSDNMKKYGGFIPGIRAGKPTADYLQYVLSRITLPGALYLGFVALIPLVALVLINANQNFPFGGTSILIMVGVGLETVKQIDAQLQQRHYEGLLR; encoded by the coding sequence TTGCTTAGCGCATTTGGCCGGGCCTTTCGCACGCCTGATCTGCGACGCAAGTTGTTGTTCACGCTGGGAATCATCACCATCTTCCGCTTGGGTGCCTTCATTCCCTCGCCTGGTGTGAACTACCAGAATGTCCAGCAATGCTTGCAGAACGGACAGACAGCAGGCGGGCTGTACCAGCTCGTGAACCTGTTCAGCGGCGGTGCTCTGCTGCAGGTGTCCATCTTCGCCCTCGGCATCATGCCGTACATTACGGCCAGCATTATCGTGCAGCTGCTCCGGGTGGTCATTCCCCGGTTCCAGGAGCTGTACGAAGAGGGCGCGTCGGGCCAGTCCAAGCTGACCCAGTACACCCGCTACCTCACCATCGCCCTGGGCCTGCTCAACGCCACCACCCTGGTGTCCCTGGCCCGTTCCGGCCAGCTCCTGCCCGGGTGTGCCCTGCCGATCATCCCGGATGAAAGCATCATCACCACCATCCTGATCATCATCACGCTCACGGCCGGCACCGGCCTGATCATGTGGATGGGCGAGCTCGTCACGGAGAAGGGCGTCGGCAACGGCATGTCCCTGCTGATCTTCACGTCGATCGCTGCACAGTTCCCCACCTCCCTGGGCGCCATCTGGACCTCACAGGGCCCCGGAACGTTCTTCATCGTGCTGCTGATCGGACTGCTGACCGTGGCCCTGGTGGTCTTCGTTGAACAGTCCCAGCGCCGTATCCCCGTGCAGTACGCCAAGCGGATGATCGGACGCCGGACCGTTGGCGGAACCAGCACCTACATCCCCATCAAGGTGAACATGGCCGGCGTTATCCCGGTGATCTTCGCTTCCTCCATGCTTTACCTGCCCGGCCTGATCTCTCAGTTCAACCAGCCGAAGCAGGGCGAGCAGCTCCAGCCATGGGTTGAATGGATCAACAACAACCTGACCCGCGGCGACCACCCGATCTACATGGCGCTCTACTTCGCCTTGATCGTGTTCTTTACCTACTTCTACGTAGCCATCACCTTCAACCCTGAAGAAGTGTCGGACAACATGAAGAAGTACGGCGGCTTCATTCCCGGTATCCGCGCCGGTAAACCGACCGCGGACTACCTGCAGTACGTGCTCTCACGGATCACGCTGCCCGGTGCCCTCTACCTGGGCTTCGTGGCACTGATCCCGCTGGTGGCACTGGTACTGATCAACGCGAACCAGAACTTCCCGTTCGGTGGCACCTCGATCCTGATCATGGTGGGCGTTGGGTTGGAGACCGTTAAGCAGATTGATGCGCAGCTACAACAACGTCACTACGAAGGGCTTTTGCGATGA
- the rplO gene encoding 50S ribosomal protein L15: MAEKTAEQGQAAEKQNALKVHHLRPAQGAKTAKTRVGRGEASKGKTAGRGTKGTKARYQVKAGFAGGQLPLHMRLPKLRGFKNPFRVEFQVVNLDKLNELFPEGGAVTVENLVEKGAVRKNQPVKVLGTGDITVKVDVTVHAFSASAAEKIAAAGGSTTAL; the protein is encoded by the coding sequence ATGGCAGAGAAGACTGCTGAACAGGGTCAGGCTGCTGAAAAGCAGAACGCCCTGAAGGTTCACCACCTGCGTCCCGCCCAGGGTGCCAAGACCGCCAAGACCCGTGTGGGTCGTGGCGAGGCATCCAAGGGTAAGACCGCCGGTCGCGGTACCAAGGGTACGAAGGCCCGCTACCAGGTAAAGGCTGGCTTTGCCGGCGGCCAGCTGCCGCTGCACATGCGCCTGCCCAAGCTGCGCGGCTTCAAGAACCCGTTCCGCGTTGAGTTCCAGGTTGTAAACCTGGACAAGCTCAACGAGCTGTTCCCCGAAGGTGGCGCAGTCACGGTGGAGAACCTGGTCGAAAAGGGCGCCGTTCGCAAGAACCAGCCCGTCAAGGTGCTGGGCACCGGCGACATCACCGTCAAGGTTGACGTCACCGTCCACGCATTCTCGGCCAGCGCCGCGGAAAAGATTGCTGCTGCAGGCGGAAGCACCACCGCCCTCTAG
- the rpmD gene encoding 50S ribosomal protein L30 — MAKNLVPSDAKLEITQIKGVIGVKQNQRETLRSLGLKRIGHSVVRTADAVTVGMLNTVPHLVNVEEAK; from the coding sequence ATGGCTAAGAACCTGGTTCCCTCCGACGCAAAGTTGGAAATTACCCAGATCAAGGGCGTCATTGGCGTCAAGCAGAACCAGCGCGAGACCCTGCGGTCCCTCGGCCTGAAGCGCATCGGACACAGCGTTGTCCGTACCGCCGACGCCGTGACCGTGGGCATGCTCAACACGGTTCCGCACCTCGTGAACGTTGAGGAGGCGAAGTAA
- the rpsE gene encoding 30S ribosomal protein S5 produces the protein MTEANNEKDTVSADQKAPEAAAAETTAPATDDRRGGARRGERGDRGQGRGDRGGRGGRDGGRDAEKNQFVERVVTINRVSKVVKGGRRFSFTALVVVGDGNGMVGVGYGKAKEVPAAIAKGVEEAKKSFFRVPRVGNTIPHRVQGEAAAGVVMLRPASAGTGVIAGGPVRAVLECVGIHDILSKSLGSSNAINIVHATVDALKRLEEPAAVAARRGLPLDEVAPAALVKALLAPKAGV, from the coding sequence GTGACCGAAGCAAACAACGAAAAGGACACTGTGTCTGCAGATCAGAAGGCACCCGAGGCCGCAGCTGCTGAGACCACTGCCCCCGCCACCGACGATCGCCGTGGTGGCGCCCGTCGCGGTGAGCGTGGCGACCGTGGCCAGGGCCGTGGCGACCGCGGTGGCCGTGGCGGCCGCGATGGCGGCCGTGACGCCGAAAAGAACCAGTTCGTAGAGCGCGTTGTCACCATCAACCGCGTTTCCAAGGTCGTCAAGGGTGGTCGTCGCTTCAGCTTCACCGCACTCGTCGTCGTTGGTGACGGTAACGGCATGGTTGGCGTCGGCTACGGCAAGGCCAAGGAAGTTCCCGCAGCTATCGCCAAGGGCGTTGAAGAAGCCAAGAAGTCCTTCTTCCGCGTTCCGCGCGTTGGCAACACCATCCCGCACCGCGTGCAGGGTGAAGCTGCTGCGGGCGTCGTTATGCTGCGTCCGGCTTCCGCCGGTACCGGTGTTATCGCCGGTGGCCCGGTCCGTGCAGTACTGGAGTGCGTGGGCATCCACGACATCCTCTCCAAGTCGCTCGGTTCCTCCAACGCCATCAACATCGTTCACGCGACCGTTGATGCCCTGAAGCGCCTCGAAGAGCCGGCAGCTGTGGCAGCACGCCGCGGCCTGCCGCTGGACGAAGTTGCTCCTGCGGCACTGGTGAAGGCTCTCCTGGCTCCGAAGGCAGGTGTGTAG
- the rplR gene encoding 50S ribosomal protein L18, translating to MAIAINKKRTNKSKAAGRSRRQLRIRKRISGTAVRPRLVVNRSARHVFVQVVDDTIGRTVASASTLEADLRAFDGDKTAKAKRVGELVAERAKAAGVEAVVFDRGGNKYHGRIAAVADGAREGGLSL from the coding sequence ATGGCCATCGCCATTAACAAGAAGCGTACGAACAAGAGCAAGGCTGCTGGTCGCAGCCGCCGCCAGCTTCGTATCCGCAAGCGCATTTCCGGTACGGCTGTCCGCCCCCGCTTGGTGGTCAACCGCTCCGCACGCCACGTATTTGTCCAGGTTGTCGATGACACCATTGGCCGGACCGTAGCAAGCGCGTCCACCCTGGAAGCCGACCTCCGTGCATTCGACGGTGACAAGACTGCCAAGGCCAAGCGCGTTGGCGAGCTCGTTGCCGAACGTGCCAAGGCTGCCGGCGTCGAGGCTGTTGTGTTCGACCGTGGTGGTAACAAGTACCACGGCCGCATTGCAGCCGTCGCTGACGGTGCCCGCGAAGGTGGGCTGTCACTGTGA
- the rplF gene encoding 50S ribosomal protein L6 — protein sequence MSRIGRLPITVPAGVEVKVDGSVVSVKGSKGELSHTVASPIEVALDDTTLTVSRPNDERASRSLHGLTRTLIANMIQGVTAGYEKKLEIVGTGYRVQAKGSDLEFALGYSHPVNVSAPDGITFAVEGPTKLSVSGINKQQVGEVAANIRKLRKPDPYKGKGIRYAGEVIRRKVGKAGK from the coding sequence ATGTCACGTATTGGACGTCTCCCCATCACCGTTCCTGCCGGCGTTGAGGTCAAGGTTGACGGCTCTGTCGTCAGCGTTAAGGGTTCCAAGGGCGAGCTGAGCCACACTGTGGCCAGCCCGATCGAGGTTGCACTTGACGACACCACCCTGACCGTCAGCCGCCCGAACGACGAGCGCGCCTCCCGTTCACTCCACGGCCTGACCCGCACCCTGATCGCCAACATGATCCAGGGTGTCACCGCAGGCTACGAGAAGAAGCTCGAAATCGTTGGCACCGGTTACCGCGTGCAGGCCAAGGGCTCTGACCTTGAGTTTGCCCTCGGCTACAGCCACCCGGTCAACGTTTCGGCTCCGGATGGCATCACCTTTGCAGTAGAGGGTCCGACCAAGCTCTCTGTCTCAGGCATCAATAAGCAGCAGGTCGGCGAGGTTGCTGCCAACATTCGCAAGCTGCGGAAGCCTGACCCGTACAAGGGCAAGGGCATCCGTTACGCCGGCGAAGTCATCCGCCGCAAGGTCGGAAAGGCTGGTAAGTAA
- the rpsH gene encoding 30S ribosomal protein S8, producing MTMTDPVADMLTRLRNANSAYHDSVSMPYSKLKARVADILKAEGFIAGWKEEDAEVGKKLTLDLKFGPNRERSIAGVRRISKPGLRVYAKSTNLPHVLGGLGIAILSTSSGLLTDKQAGKKGVGGEVLAYVW from the coding sequence ATGACAATGACAGATCCTGTCGCAGACATGCTTACGCGCCTGCGTAACGCAAACTCGGCATACCACGACTCCGTGTCTATGCCTTACAGCAAGCTGAAGGCACGCGTTGCTGACATCCTCAAGGCCGAAGGTTTCATCGCCGGCTGGAAGGAAGAAGACGCAGAGGTTGGCAAGAAGCTGACTCTCGACCTGAAGTTCGGTCCGAACCGCGAGCGTTCCATCGCTGGCGTCCGTCGTATCTCCAAGCCGGGTCTCCGCGTTTACGCGAAGTCCACCAACCTGCCGCACGTGCTGGGTGGCCTGGGTATCGCAATCCTGTCCACCTCTTCCGGGCTCCTGACTGATAAGCAGGCCGGCAAGAAGGGCGTGGGCGGCGAAGTCCTCGCCTACGTCTGGTAA
- the rplE gene encoding 50S ribosomal protein L5, with amino-acid sequence MTETLETPATKIVPRLKTKYAESIKATLQDEFKYENVNQVPRLVKVVVNMGVGDAAKDSKLIDGAVRDLTQITGQKPQVTKARKSIAQFKLREGMPIGAHVTLRGDRMWEFVDRLVSLALPRIRDFRGLSGKQFDGNGNYTFGLTEQVMFHEIDQDKIDRVRGMDITVVTTAKTDDEGRALLKALGFPFKTEA; translated from the coding sequence ATGACTGAGACTCTCGAGACTCCGGCAACGAAGATCGTTCCTCGTCTGAAGACCAAGTACGCCGAATCCATCAAGGCAACGCTCCAGGATGAATTCAAGTACGAGAACGTGAACCAGGTACCCCGCCTGGTGAAGGTTGTTGTGAACATGGGTGTTGGAGATGCCGCCAAGGACTCCAAGCTGATCGACGGCGCTGTCCGCGACCTCACCCAGATCACCGGCCAGAAGCCGCAGGTTACCAAGGCCCGCAAGTCGATCGCCCAGTTCAAGCTGCGCGAAGGCATGCCCATCGGCGCACACGTAACCCTGCGTGGCGACCGTATGTGGGAATTCGTGGACCGCCTCGTTTCGCTGGCTCTGCCCCGTATCCGCGACTTCCGCGGCCTCAGTGGCAAGCAGTTCGACGGCAACGGCAACTACACCTTCGGTCTGACCGAGCAGGTTATGTTCCACGAAATCGACCAGGACAAGATCGACCGCGTTCGCGGTATGGATATCACGGTCGTTACCACCGCCAAGACCGATGACGAAGGCCGCGCGCTGCTCAAGGCGCTTGGTTTCCCGTTCAAAACCGAAGCTTAA
- the rplX gene encoding 50S ribosomal protein L24, whose product MAAKIKKGDLVQVITGAKAERGGDRGKQGKVLRVFTDTNRVLVEGINRVTKHTRVGQSQRGTKTGGIEVVEAPIHISNVALVDPSTKKPTRVGFRLDTVEKNGVKKTVRIRVSKSSGKDI is encoded by the coding sequence ATGGCTGCAAAGATCAAGAAGGGTGACCTGGTTCAGGTCATCACTGGCGCCAAGGCTGAGCGCGGCGGCGACCGCGGCAAGCAGGGCAAGGTTCTGCGCGTCTTCACCGACACCAACCGCGTGCTGGTTGAGGGTATCAACCGCGTCACCAAGCACACCCGTGTTGGACAGTCGCAGCGCGGCACCAAGACCGGCGGCATCGAGGTTGTAGAGGCCCCGATCCACATTTCCAACGTGGCCCTGGTTGACCCGTCGACCAAGAAGCCGACCCGTGTGGGCTTCCGCCTCGACACTGTGGAGAAGAACGGTGTCAAGAAGACCGTCCGTATCCGCGTGTCCAAGAGCTCCGGGAAGGACATCTAA
- the rplN gene encoding 50S ribosomal protein L14 has translation MIQQESRLKVADNTGAKEILTIRVLGGSGRRYAGIGDVIVATVKDAIPGGNVKKGDVVKAVIVRTKKERRRADGSYIKFDENAAVILKNDGDPRGTRIFGPVGRELRDKKFMKIVSLAPEVL, from the coding sequence GTGATTCAGCAGGAGTCGCGACTCAAGGTCGCCGACAACACGGGTGCTAAGGAAATCCTTACCATTCGCGTTCTCGGTGGATCTGGCCGTCGCTACGCAGGCATCGGTGACGTCATCGTCGCCACCGTCAAGGATGCAATCCCGGGCGGCAACGTAAAGAAGGGCGATGTTGTCAAGGCAGTCATCGTCCGTACCAAGAAGGAACGCCGCCGTGCGGATGGTTCCTACATCAAGTTTGACGAGAACGCAGCTGTGATCCTGAAGAACGACGGTGACCCCCGCGGTACCCGTATCTTCGGACCGGTTGGTCGTGAACTCCGTGACAAGAAGTTCATGAAGATCGTTTCTCTGGCTCCGGAGGTGCTCTAG
- the rpsQ gene encoding 30S ribosomal protein S17: MSEKDQNVTESATAATAEQRGYRKTRRGYVVSDKMEKTIVVEVEDRVKHALYGKVIRRTSKVKAHDEENTAGIGDLVVIAETRPLSATKNWRLVEILEKAK; encoded by the coding sequence GTGAGTGAAAAGGACCAGAACGTGACCGAATCTGCTACTGCAGCCACGGCTGAGCAGCGCGGTTACCGCAAGACCCGTCGCGGCTACGTGGTCTCCGACAAGATGGAAAAGACCATCGTCGTCGAGGTTGAAGACCGCGTGAAGCACGCACTGTACGGCAAGGTCATCCGCCGCACCTCCAAGGTCAAGGCACACGACGAAGAGAACACCGCCGGCATCGGCGACCTCGTTGTCATCGCCGAGACCCGTCCGCTGTCCGCCACCAAGAACTGGCGGCTCGTGGAAATCCTCGAAAAGGCCAAGTAG